The following coding sequences lie in one Bacteroidota bacterium genomic window:
- a CDS encoding cellulase family glycosylhydrolase, with product MQESQSTKLIIARVNTDIVRHTMRGGIGASWHAMSKDIPLENEKYDYPVRHVNPRGSGYGGNPPVSAKETWDQIYRHASWLGLNFIRVELSQRMYEPARGAFDWENEEMLALYNILDWCESNQADVFLQQMWGHVEWNAFPGVHPLLSAPRSVDDFAEGIKKLLDQLIKKRKYSCIKYFCITNEPPGGTWGYWWSHGSGSGTITPALRKTRQRLDDAGIDIPLSGPDWTSLPPLDPSKIDFDDFVGAYDIHSYDGIDKSRATIIGDWVGWAHGKNKPFFLTELGNMKLGWGGDNPGPKSFGAALSNASDIVTCLNLGVDGINRWSFVNRGDMDGQWQLIQTWDRGRKMFLKQVQPESFAYYGFGVLSRFIGKYAAALESTVNSEDIKLAAVKNKTGEISIFLLNSSDADQSVALTITGNASRIGMFLYQVSEKLIASGNFRLEGKIEKETASGERTIVLPAKSISALTSLHLKPDSPGIII from the coding sequence ATGCAAGAATCGCAATCAACAAAGCTTATCATCGCCCGAGTAAACACAGATATCGTACGCCACACAATGCGCGGCGGCATTGGCGCATCATGGCATGCGATGTCGAAGGACATACCGCTCGAGAACGAAAAGTACGATTACCCGGTGAGGCATGTCAATCCTCGAGGAAGCGGCTATGGAGGGAATCCTCCGGTATCAGCAAAGGAGACATGGGATCAGATTTACCGGCACGCGTCATGGCTCGGCTTGAATTTCATACGCGTCGAACTCAGCCAGCGGATGTACGAACCGGCGCGCGGTGCCTTCGATTGGGAGAACGAGGAGATGCTGGCGCTGTATAACATTCTCGACTGGTGCGAATCCAACCAAGCCGACGTCTTTCTTCAGCAAATGTGGGGACATGTCGAGTGGAATGCGTTTCCCGGCGTCCATCCTCTTCTGAGCGCTCCCCGGTCAGTCGATGATTTTGCAGAAGGAATTAAAAAGCTTCTGGATCAACTTATCAAGAAGAGGAAATATTCCTGCATCAAGTATTTTTGTATAACGAATGAACCGCCTGGGGGGACATGGGGATATTGGTGGTCGCATGGTTCGGGCTCAGGAACGATAACTCCAGCGCTTAGAAAAACGCGGCAGCGGCTGGATGATGCCGGAATAGATATTCCGCTGTCCGGGCCCGACTGGACGAGCCTCCCTCCATTGGACCCTTCGAAAATAGACTTTGACGATTTTGTCGGCGCATACGACATCCACTCCTACGACGGTATCGACAAGAGCCGCGCAACGATCATCGGAGATTGGGTCGGATGGGCCCACGGAAAGAACAAGCCGTTCTTTCTGACCGAATTGGGGAATATGAAATTAGGATGGGGAGGGGACAACCCGGGGCCGAAAAGTTTCGGCGCTGCATTGTCGAATGCCTCCGACATCGTGACTTGCCTGAACCTGGGAGTGGATGGAATCAACCGCTGGAGTTTTGTCAATCGGGGAGACATGGACGGCCAATGGCAGTTGATTCAAACGTGGGACCGGGGACGGAAAATGTTTTTGAAGCAGGTTCAACCGGAGAGTTTTGCCTACTATGGCTTTGGCGTGTTGAGCAGGTTTATCGGCAAGTACGCCGCTGCTCTTGAATCGACCGTCAATTCAGAAGACATTAAGCTGGCAGCAGTTAAAAACAAGACGGGCGAGATCTCCATTTTTCTGCTGAATTCCAGCGACGCTGATCAATCGGTTGCTTTGACAATAACGGGAAACGCCTCCCGGATAGGGATGTTTCTCTATCAAGTCTCGGAGAAGCTGATCGCCTCAGGAAATTTCAGACTGGAAGGAAAGATAGAGAAGGAAACTGCATCAGGGGAAAGAACGATCGTCCTTCCTGCGAAAAGCATTTCGGCATTAACAAGCTTGCACTTGAAGCCCGATTCTCCCGGCATCATCATCTAA